The following proteins are encoded in a genomic region of Enterocloster clostridioformis:
- a CDS encoding sigma-54 interaction domain-containing protein, with amino-acid sequence MDENDMKKKFFFNTKSPAYRRALEDCERVAASNVNVLLIGESGSGKDVAAQYIHACSRRSDMPLIAVNCNAYTESLLEAELFGHEQGAFTGAIKGRAGKFELADKGTLFLDEVGDINLTTQVKLLRAIETKRIERIGGNNSKQLDFRLITATNRDLVAKVRNSTFREDFFYRISTIVIRIPALKERKEDLVDMIHFFLEESQRVNQIRIDRIDEKAWDFLINYDYPGNIRELRNHVDRMVVLSKNHVITTEGIPILYNLKTTDDDSTSSSFTQAGIVPWREFKRRSEKEYLQWVLNQMGWNISATAYKLGISARQLFNKINEYNLENPQTGRPQKPVHSI; translated from the coding sequence ATGGACGAAAACGATATGAAAAAAAAGTTTTTTTTCAACACAAAATCCCCTGCCTACCGGAGGGCATTGGAAGACTGCGAACGTGTGGCAGCATCCAATGTAAACGTCCTCCTTATTGGGGAATCCGGTTCCGGCAAGGATGTGGCTGCCCAGTACATACATGCCTGCAGCCGCCGTTCCGACATGCCGCTCATAGCGGTCAACTGTAATGCCTATACGGAATCCCTTCTGGAAGCAGAGCTGTTTGGCCATGAGCAGGGCGCGTTTACAGGCGCCATCAAGGGCCGGGCCGGTAAGTTTGAGCTGGCGGATAAAGGCACCCTGTTCTTAGACGAGGTGGGCGACATCAACCTGACCACCCAGGTCAAGCTGCTGCGCGCCATTGAGACAAAGAGAATTGAACGAATCGGCGGCAACAACAGCAAACAGCTGGATTTCCGGCTGATAACAGCTACCAACCGCGACCTGGTGGCCAAGGTGCGCAACAGTACCTTCCGGGAGGATTTCTTCTACCGTATCAGCACCATTGTCATCCGCATCCCCGCCCTTAAGGAAAGGAAGGAGGATTTGGTGGACATGATTCACTTCTTCCTGGAGGAATCCCAGAGAGTGAATCAAATCAGAATCGACCGCATTGACGAGAAAGCCTGGGATTTCCTTATTAATTATGATTATCCGGGCAACATCAGGGAGCTGAGAAACCATGTGGACCGAATGGTGGTCCTCTCCAAGAACCATGTCATCACCACGGAAGGTATTCCCATTCTCTATAATCTGAAGACAACGGATGACGACAGTACTTCCAGCTCCTTCACCCAGGCGGGCATCGTGCCCTGGCGGGAATTCAAGCGTCGCAGTGAGAAGGAGTACCTGCAGTGGGTCTTAAACCAGATGGGGTGGAACATATCAGCCACTGCCTATAAGCTGGGAATCAGCGCCAGGCAGCTGTTTAATAAGATTAATGAATATAATCTGGAAAATCCCCAGACTGGCAGGCCTCAGAAGCCGGTGCACAGTATCTGA
- a CDS encoding DNA topology modulation protein, with the protein MKIAVMGYSGAGKSTLAKKLGRLYDCPVLYLDRIQFEPGWKERDREEAKRMAEAFLDENQDTGWIIDGNYAKFCQERRLEEADLIVFMDYTRRICLWQAVKRYLEYRDKTRESMAEGCREKIDWDFVKWILRDGRDEAHSHQSIKARYPHKTLVVRNRKQLKDSMTRLILRSRERTL; encoded by the coding sequence ATGAAAATAGCAGTGATGGGATACAGCGGTGCGGGAAAATCCACACTGGCTAAGAAACTGGGCAGGCTCTATGACTGCCCTGTTCTGTATTTGGACAGGATACAATTTGAACCCGGATGGAAAGAGAGGGACCGGGAGGAGGCGAAGCGTATGGCAGAGGCATTCCTGGACGAGAATCAGGACACGGGCTGGATTATTGACGGCAACTACGCAAAATTCTGCCAGGAACGGCGTCTGGAGGAAGCGGACCTCATCGTTTTCATGGATTATACCAGAAGAATCTGCCTGTGGCAGGCAGTAAAACGGTATTTGGAGTACAGAGATAAAACCAGGGAGAGCATGGCCGAAGGCTGCCGTGAGAAGATTGACTGGGACTTCGTGAAATGGATTCTCCGTGACGGGCGGGATGAAGCCCACAGTCATCAGTCCATTAAAGCCAGATATCCGCATAAGACGCTGGTGGTCCGCAATCGGAAACAGTTAAAGGACAGCATGACAAGGCTGATATTACGGAGCCGTGAGAGGACATTGTGA
- a CDS encoding aminotransferase class I/II-fold pyridoxal phosphate-dependent enzyme, producing MKQEELLINRLAAYAGSDMYPFHMPGHKRMPGPMDSFANPWTVDITEIDGFDNLHHPEGILRDSMKWAADVYGADQTYYLINGSTSGILAAVCGAVPRGGRILVSRNCHKSVYHGIYLNQLKTSYVYPQEIEGLGIQGGITAEDVDRMLKRYMDTQAVLIVCPTYDGIVSDIEAIAQIVHRAGLPLIVDEAHGAHFRYDAMFPASALDLGADVVIQSVHKTLPSLTQTALLHIKCNRPGGGCYADRERIDRYLHMVQSSSPSYLLMASIENSIFQMEHMDMTSYGRQLHKLRSGLGQMRHLRLADTGIIGQAGIKDLDISKIVVSTRGTYLVSQENGDTGFTGARLDDILRREYHLEMEMCGADYVTAITTAMDSAQGLERLGDALTRIDSCLASRGSDARRKNGKEPVTGTDDKSGGEDMHRGSVYSMRCDTAMSMGEAMDRNMKSVGLEDSAGCISGEFVYIYPPGIPIVAPGEWISGPTLEVILEYRDKGLPVQGPADKSLRTIRIVQKD from the coding sequence ATGAAACAGGAAGAACTTCTGATTAACCGCCTGGCTGCTTATGCCGGTTCGGACATGTATCCCTTCCATATGCCCGGGCATAAGCGCATGCCGGGCCCTATGGACAGCTTTGCCAATCCCTGGACAGTGGACATAACGGAGATTGACGGGTTTGATAATCTTCACCACCCGGAAGGAATCCTGAGGGATTCCATGAAATGGGCGGCGGATGTCTACGGGGCGGACCAGACCTATTATCTGATTAATGGAAGTACCAGCGGGATTCTTGCCGCTGTATGCGGAGCAGTACCCAGAGGCGGCAGAATCCTGGTGAGCAGGAACTGCCATAAATCCGTGTACCACGGAATTTATCTGAATCAGCTTAAAACCTCCTATGTTTATCCACAGGAGATAGAAGGATTGGGGATACAGGGAGGAATCACGGCGGAAGATGTGGACAGGATGCTTAAGCGGTATATGGACACACAGGCAGTCCTCATTGTATGCCCCACCTATGACGGAATCGTATCCGACATAGAGGCCATTGCCCAAATCGTTCACAGGGCAGGACTTCCGCTGATTGTGGATGAAGCCCATGGAGCCCATTTCCGGTATGACGCCATGTTTCCGGCGTCCGCACTGGACCTGGGGGCAGATGTGGTGATTCAGAGCGTGCATAAGACCCTTCCCAGCCTGACCCAGACAGCTCTGCTCCATATTAAGTGCAACCGGCCGGGCGGCGGATGCTATGCTGACCGGGAGCGCATTGACCGGTATCTTCACATGGTACAGAGCAGCAGTCCTTCCTATTTGCTCATGGCCAGCATAGAAAACAGTATATTCCAGATGGAACATATGGATATGACGTCCTATGGGAGACAGCTTCACAAGCTGCGGTCGGGGCTGGGTCAGATGAGGCATCTGCGCCTGGCGGATACAGGAATCATAGGACAGGCAGGAATCAAGGACCTGGATATCTCTAAAATCGTGGTTTCAACCAGGGGAACGTACCTGGTTTCACAGGAAAATGGAGATACCGGCTTTACCGGCGCCCGGCTGGACGATATTCTGCGCAGGGAATATCATCTGGAGATGGAAATGTGCGGAGCTGATTACGTGACAGCCATTACGACGGCCATGGACAGCGCACAGGGCCTGGAACGCCTGGGGGATGCACTGACCCGGATTGACAGCTGTTTGGCATCCCGCGGTTCGGATGCCCGCAGGAAAAACGGCAAAGAGCCTGTCACGGGAACGGATGATAAATCAGGTGGAGAGGATATGCACAGAGGCAGTGTATACAGTATGCGGTGTGACACGGCCATGTCCATGGGTGAGGCCATGGACAGAAATATGAAGTCCGTTGGTCTGGAGGACAGCGCAGGGTGTATTTCCGGGGAGTTTGTTTATATCTATCCGCCGGGCATACCCATTGTGGCTCCGGGGGAATGGATTAGCGGGCCCACCCTGGAGGTGATTCTGGAATACAGGGATAAGGGGCTTCCGGTGCAGGGCCCTGCGGACAAGTCCCTCAGGACTATCCGCATAGTTCAGAAGGACTGA
- a CDS encoding GrdX family protein, whose amino-acid sequence MYIVVTNNMKCRDRYQDKLKVDFLENGSYIDVLIKVRNYIHKGYRLETHPMAGSLKPNQIPYKTIIISDSEVEREEFYQFEMVMENSIQSCEKFMKDRRTPDWPENILEDFRDVDLSLIEGAVKK is encoded by the coding sequence ATGTACATCGTAGTGACAAACAACATGAAGTGCAGGGACAGATATCAGGACAAATTAAAAGTGGACTTCCTGGAAAATGGTTCCTACATTGATGTGTTAATCAAGGTGAGAAACTATATACATAAAGGTTATCGCCTGGAAACCCATCCTATGGCAGGGAGCCTGAAGCCTAACCAGATTCCTTACAAAACAATCATAATTTCCGACTCTGAGGTTGAAAGAGAAGAATTTTACCAGTTTGAGATGGTGATGGAGAACAGTATTCAGTCCTGTGAGAAATTCATGAAGGACAGACGGACTCCTGATTGGCCGGAAAATATACTGGAAGACTTCAGGGACGTTGATTTATCTTTGATTGAAGGAGCTGTAAAAAAATAA
- a CDS encoding MarR family winged helix-turn-helix transcriptional regulator — protein MNFHYLLMSGHAIYLKQLMAQLNHTGLTPGQPKVLDYLMAHDGANQREIADACHIEAATLTSVLNGMEAKSLIERRRTDGDRRSFYIYLTGSGKEMGQKVTEAFSRLEEDTFRDIPPEKVQEFMELFRELYLRMQRNFDTGEPAK, from the coding sequence ATGAATTTTCATTATCTGTTAATGTCAGGCCATGCCATTTATTTAAAGCAGCTTATGGCCCAGCTAAACCATACCGGCCTGACACCCGGCCAGCCCAAGGTCCTGGACTATCTCATGGCCCATGATGGAGCAAACCAGAGGGAGATTGCAGACGCCTGTCACATAGAGGCCGCCACCCTCACATCCGTACTCAACGGAATGGAGGCAAAATCCCTTATTGAACGGAGACGGACGGATGGCGACCGGCGTTCTTTTTATATTTATTTGACTGGCAGCGGGAAAGAGATGGGGCAGAAAGTAACAGAGGCATTTTCCAGACTGGAAGAGGATACATTCCGGGATATCCCGCCTGAAAAGGTACAGGAATTTATGGAACTGTTCCGGGAACTATATTTAAGAATGCAGCGGAATTTTGATACAGGAGAACCCGCGAAGTAA
- a CDS encoding DUF4153 domain-containing protein: MEDKMYLNAAAQGEVSGRGDRTEEKLGGRLQRIGRDFGFFGVLSIFYGVSASFCLFRNPLGITVPLFVAVTYGAAFLIFRKMGVVIKKDSYLLAAVSLLIGLSTCFTGNMAVGYYMNRLALILLFCIFILHQCHQDNKWNIGKYMASIILYLAQAVGMVFYPFRHLGEYILSLKDKRSRNVFRLLAGACAAIPAVIFLCVLLSGADMVFRNMLSVVISKFLNPVTLFLVVLQTIFWSLAMYCLVCSAYGGSISDGMVNVRRHSPVAAVSFMAMVGFVYLVFCVIQIVYLFMGKGSLPLGMTYSQYARQGFFQLLFVAVLNLVMVLMCLKYFREHALLNVFLLLVSLCTYVMLASAVYRMVLYVQQYQLTFLRILVLWFLAMLFVLIAGVVILIFNHDFPLFRFCLAVVSSFYLVFAWARPDYITARYNVSHRDNIAREEQNDFMRLSTDAAPALEGMADSAIKERLLSWYAGRYEVWDDGEPMGLRTCNFSVLKARSYLKSH, translated from the coding sequence ATGGAAGATAAGATGTATTTGAACGCGGCAGCCCAGGGGGAAGTAAGCGGCAGAGGGGACCGGACAGAGGAAAAATTGGGCGGACGTCTGCAGCGGATAGGAAGGGATTTTGGATTTTTCGGGGTACTCAGCATCTTTTATGGCGTAAGCGCCAGTTTCTGCCTTTTTAGAAATCCTCTGGGGATTACAGTCCCTTTGTTTGTGGCAGTGACCTATGGGGCGGCATTTCTGATATTCAGGAAAATGGGAGTGGTCATTAAAAAGGATTCTTATCTGCTGGCAGCAGTATCTCTGCTGATTGGGCTCTCCACCTGTTTTACGGGAAATATGGCAGTTGGGTACTATATGAACCGGCTGGCCCTGATTCTTTTGTTCTGCATATTCATCCTACACCAGTGTCATCAGGATAATAAGTGGAATATAGGAAAATATATGGCCTCCATTATTCTGTATCTGGCTCAGGCCGTGGGTATGGTTTTCTATCCCTTCCGCCATTTAGGGGAATATATACTGTCCTTGAAGGATAAACGGAGCCGGAATGTGTTCCGGCTGCTGGCCGGCGCCTGTGCGGCTATCCCGGCCGTCATATTCCTGTGCGTGCTTTTGTCAGGGGCGGATATGGTATTCAGGAATATGCTGTCAGTTGTCATTTCAAAGTTTCTCAATCCGGTTACCCTGTTCCTGGTGGTGCTCCAGACCATATTCTGGTCACTGGCCATGTACTGCCTGGTTTGCAGCGCCTATGGGGGAAGCATCAGTGACGGTATGGTCAATGTACGCAGGCATTCGCCGGTGGCAGCGGTCAGCTTCATGGCCATGGTAGGTTTTGTGTACCTGGTATTCTGCGTCATTCAGATTGTGTACCTTTTTATGGGAAAGGGAAGCCTGCCCCTGGGAATGACATATTCCCAGTATGCCAGGCAGGGATTTTTCCAGCTTCTCTTTGTGGCTGTCCTGAATCTTGTGATGGTGCTCATGTGCCTTAAGTATTTTCGTGAACATGCCCTGTTAAACGTTTTTTTGCTGTTGGTCAGCCTTTGTACCTATGTGATGCTGGCATCTGCCGTGTACAGGATGGTGCTGTATGTGCAGCAGTATCAGCTGACATTTCTCAGAATCCTGGTGCTGTGGTTCCTGGCCATGCTGTTTGTGCTGATTGCGGGGGTGGTAATTCTTATTTTTAATCACGATTTCCCTTTGTTCCGGTTCTGCCTGGCAGTAGTATCTTCCTTCTATCTAGTGTTCGCGTGGGCGCGTCCGGACTATATAACGGCCCGTTATAATGTATCCCACAGAGACAACATTGCCCGGGAAGAACAGAATGACTTTATGCGCCTTTCCACGGATGCTGCCCCTGCCCTGGAGGGAATGGCGGATTCTGCGATAAAGGAGCGCCTGCTGTCCTGGTATGCCGGAAGATATGAGGTATGGGATGACGGGGAGCCAATGGGACTTCGGACCTGCAATTTTTCAGTTCTGAAAGCCAGATCGTATCTCAAAAGTCATTAA
- a CDS encoding DUF554 domain-containing protein, which yields MPYGIITNCIAVFLGGVLGAFLKNHFPQKLKEALPNIFGLSAITMGISLIIMLKSLSAVVLALIVGTVIGELLNLEDNLLKGLHRLEEQLPLTLDDEQMDVLISMIILFCFSGTGVFGAMNSAMTGDHSILYAKAVMDFFTAIIFGTTAGYLVGFIAVPQFAVGILLFGGASYILPLVTDTMLANFKACGGIITLAVGLKIAGIKRTKVLNILPAIAIIFPLSCLL from the coding sequence ATGCCATATGGAATCATAACCAACTGCATTGCCGTATTCCTGGGAGGTGTGCTGGGGGCATTTTTAAAAAACCATTTTCCTCAGAAATTAAAGGAAGCTCTCCCCAATATCTTTGGCCTGTCAGCCATTACCATGGGAATCAGCCTTATTATCATGTTAAAAAGTCTGTCTGCCGTGGTGCTGGCCCTTATTGTGGGAACTGTCATAGGAGAACTTCTGAACCTGGAGGATAACCTGCTAAAGGGGCTTCACCGGCTGGAGGAACAGCTTCCCCTGACACTGGATGACGAACAGATGGATGTGTTAATCAGTATGATAATCCTGTTCTGTTTCAGCGGAACCGGGGTATTTGGCGCCATGAACTCAGCCATGACCGGGGACCATTCCATCCTCTATGCCAAGGCCGTCATGGACTTTTTTACAGCCATTATCTTCGGGACCACAGCCGGCTATCTGGTGGGCTTTATTGCCGTGCCTCAGTTTGCCGTGGGTATCCTGCTGTTTGGAGGTGCTTCTTACATACTCCCCCTGGTCACCGACACCATGCTGGCTAATTTTAAGGCCTGCGGGGGAATCATCACCCTGGCAGTGGGTTTGAAAATTGCAGGTATCAAGCGGACCAAGGTCTTAAATATTCTTCCGGCCATTGCCATCATTTTCCCGCTGTCCTGCCTGCTTTAA
- a CDS encoding DUF2975 domain-containing protein, with the protein MNMRLVRFTKGLLDIMFYVGMAITVAIPVLFHYVGMYIEKFRTYYVVQCVLYMASGVLALLLVLELRRMFATVLADDAFVMENAASLKRMGKYSFLIAFLSILRLFVAFTPATAVIIIVFSIAGLFCFVLCLVFEQAIRYKQENDLTI; encoded by the coding sequence ATGAATATGCGTTTGGTAAGATTTACAAAGGGGCTTCTGGACATCATGTTTTATGTGGGGATGGCCATAACAGTGGCGATTCCGGTTCTTTTTCATTATGTAGGCATGTATATTGAGAAGTTCAGGACCTATTATGTGGTCCAGTGTGTGCTATACATGGCATCCGGGGTGCTGGCTCTTTTGCTTGTGCTGGAGCTGCGGCGGATGTTTGCCACTGTGCTGGCAGATGATGCATTTGTCATGGAAAATGCGGCGTCCTTAAAGCGAATGGGAAAATACAGCTTCCTCATAGCCTTCCTGTCCATTCTGCGTCTTTTTGTGGCATTTACTCCGGCCACAGCAGTGATTATTATTGTTTTTTCAATAGCGGGTCTTTTCTGTTTCGTGCTTTGCCTGGTATTTGAACAGGCAATACGTTACAAGCAGGAAAATGATTTGACCATATAG
- a CDS encoding ATP-binding protein produces the protein MIRRIIKINEDLCNGCGACAAACHEGAIGMVDGKARLLKDDYCDGLGDCLPTCPTGAITFEEREAAAYDEAAVKARMAQGRNASGAAPCPSAGVSSNVSPSAVSPFAAPHHSGCPGSRSRSIAREARENTVSTGTLFPEKTVSMESRLSQWPVQIKLAPVQAPYFKDARLLIAADCTAFAYGNFHNDFIAGRITLIGCPKLDMVDYSEKMTEIIRLNDIRDVTIVRMEVPCCGGIENAAKRALQASGKFIPWQVVTVRTDGSLVR, from the coding sequence ATGATTAGAAGAATTATTAAGATAAATGAAGACCTGTGCAACGGATGCGGCGCATGTGCCGCCGCCTGCCACGAAGGAGCCATCGGAATGGTGGATGGAAAAGCCAGGCTTTTAAAGGATGATTACTGTGACGGCCTCGGAGACTGTCTGCCCACCTGCCCTACCGGGGCCATTACCTTTGAGGAACGGGAGGCCGCTGCCTATGACGAGGCAGCTGTAAAAGCCCGCATGGCCCAGGGCCGGAATGCATCCGGCGCAGCCCCCTGCCCTTCCGCCGGTGTCTCCTCCAATGTCTCCCCTTCCGCCGTTTCCCCATTTGCAGCACCTCATCACAGCGGATGTCCGGGAAGCCGGTCCCGGAGCATTGCCAGGGAAGCAAGGGAAAACACTGTCTCCACAGGAACCCTTTTCCCGGAAAAAACCGTTTCCATGGAGAGCCGGCTGTCCCAGTGGCCTGTGCAGATTAAACTGGCTCCTGTCCAGGCCCCCTATTTTAAGGATGCCCGTCTTTTGATAGCCGCTGACTGTACTGCCTTTGCTTATGGCAATTTCCACAATGATTTTATAGCCGGACGCATCACCCTGATAGGATGCCCGAAGCTGGATATGGTGGATTACTCTGAAAAGATGACGGAAATCATCCGTCTCAATGATATCAGGGATGTCACCATTGTCCGCATGGAGGTTCCATGCTGCGGCGGTATTGAAAATGCAGCGAAACGCGCACTCCAGGCCAGCGGGAAGTTCATACCGTGGCAGGTTGTGACGGTGAGGACGGATGGCAGCCTGGTGCGGTAA
- a CDS encoding guanylate kinase, whose protein sequence is MGKIFYVMGKSASGKDTIYKRLHSRMPELKTVTMYTTRPIRDGEQNGVEYFFVDRSYLEQCRKDGILIECRTYDTVYGPWSYFTADDGQIDLKTGNYLIMGTLESYGKMRAYYGEEALVPLYIYVEDGLRLRRALEREQQQTVPKYKEMCRRFLADEEDFSPSHLEESSITRQYENVVLEDCLREIVQEIEGICHREQDIGQPEFQNI, encoded by the coding sequence ATGGGAAAAATATTTTATGTCATGGGCAAGAGTGCCTCCGGAAAAGATACCATATATAAGAGGCTCCACAGCAGGATGCCGGAACTTAAGACGGTTACCATGTATACAACCAGACCCATACGGGACGGGGAACAAAATGGGGTGGAGTATTTTTTTGTGGACCGTTCTTATCTGGAACAGTGCAGGAAGGATGGTATTTTGATTGAGTGCCGGACCTATGACACGGTTTACGGCCCGTGGAGTTATTTTACAGCTGACGATGGGCAGATTGATTTGAAAACAGGCAATTATCTGATTATGGGTACCCTGGAATCCTACGGGAAGATGCGTGCTTATTATGGAGAGGAGGCCCTTGTCCCGCTCTATATTTATGTGGAGGATGGATTGAGGCTGCGGCGGGCTCTGGAACGGGAACAGCAGCAGACCGTGCCTAAGTATAAGGAAATGTGCAGACGTTTCCTGGCAGATGAGGAGGATTTCAGCCCAAGCCATCTGGAAGAGAGCAGCATAACAAGGCAGTATGAAAATGTGGTGCTGGAGGATTGTCTTAGGGAGATTGTGCAGGAGATTGAGGGGATTTGTCATAGGGAACAAGATATAGGACAGCCGGAATTTCAGAATATCTGA
- a CDS encoding helix-turn-helix domain-containing protein, with protein MGIVINLDVMMARRKKGLKELSAEVDITMANLSILKNNKAKAIRFSTLEAICKALDCQPGDILSYEKEEGEDENGR; from the coding sequence ATGGGAATTGTAATCAATTTGGATGTGATGATGGCCAGGAGAAAAAAGGGCCTGAAGGAATTGTCCGCGGAAGTGGACATTACCATGGCGAATCTGTCCATCCTGAAAAATAATAAAGCAAAGGCGATCCGGTTTTCAACCCTGGAGGCGATCTGTAAGGCCCTGGACTGCCAGCCGGGAGACATATTAAGTTATGAAAAAGAGGAAGGAGAGGACGAGAATGGAAGATAA